The genomic region CTCTCCGACATCCGCGCCGAACTCGGCCAGCCCGCGCTGGACGACGGCACGCCGGTGGCGCGCCTGCTCGCCTCGAAGATGCTGACAGCCACGTTCCGCCCGCCATCGGTCAACAAAGGGCAGCTTTTTCGCGTGACCGGCGACCAGGTCGATCTCGGCATCCTCGCTGAATTCATGCGCGCACTGCCGGTGCCGCCGCGCGTCCTCAACGAACTCGTGCGCTTCAATCCGCGCGGGCAGATTGCGAATTACACGATCTACACCGAGCGCGCGCCGCCGCAAAACGAAGAAGAGGCGAAGCATCAGCGCGAAAAGGGCGACGCCAAGTTGCTGCATTACGCGTTCAAGGGCGATTTGCAGGGCATCAGCGTGCAGGCGCAGGAGCCACCGCCCGGCCTCACGATCAACAATCATCCGCGCGCGGGCATTCCGGGCATCGAAAACCTGTGGGGCGCGATCGATGCGAACGAGTCGCAAGGCAGCATCGTCATCGATACGAAGAACGCGGCGGTGACGATTCCCGGCGCATTCGACGACCCGCGTCTCACGTTCGATTCGCTGCAAGGCCATGCGACGTGGACGGTCGCCGATGCCATCGCGCCGGGCGAGTTGCGCCGCGCATTCTCGATTCATCTCGATACGCTGCGCATCGCGAACGCCGATGCGCGAGGCGAAGTGACCGCCGCGTACTGGAATCAGGGCCACGGGCGCGGCAATCTCGATCTGAAGGCGAAGGTCGATTACCTGAACGCGACGCACCTCGTGCGTTATCTGCCGACGAGCCTCAACGAGCGCGTGCGCGTCTATCTCGGCCACGCGCTGCAGGCGGGCGTCGCGCGCAGCGCCACGCTCGAAGTCCACGGCGATCTCACGCGCTTTCCCTACGCGAAGTTTCCCGATGCGGGCGTGTTCCGCATCGAAGCGCCGTTCACCGGCGGCAAGTTCGATCCGACGCCCTTTCCGCCGCGCAAGATGGCTAACGGCCTGCCGAATTTCTGGCCGGCGTTCGAGGGCATCGACGGCACCTTCACGCTCGCGCAGAACAAGCTCGGCTTCGACATCCATCGCGGACATTACAAGGGCGTCGCGGTGTCGAGCGTGACCGGGCGCATCGACGATACGGGCAATCGCGAATCGAAGCTATGGATCGACGGCCACGCGCGCGGGCCGCTCGCCGACATGCTGCAATACGTGGACGACAGCTCGCTCGGCCTCATGGCCAAGCACGCGACGCGCAAGCTGGCGGCCAAAGGCCAAGCGTCGCTCGCGCTTACGCTCGGCATTCCGCGCTATCGCCCGCCGCCGCCCAGCCCGCCGCTGCGCACCGACTACAAAGGCTCGCTCACGTTCGCGGACAACGAAGTCGCGTATGCGAGTCTGCCGCCGCTCACGCATCTGCGCGGACGAGCGGACTTCGCCGCGAAGAACGTCCAGCTCGATCAACTGAGCGCGCAACTGCTCGGCGGCGACGTGCGCGCGACAGGCGGCGTGCGGCCCGACGGCAGCTATGCATTCGACGTGAACGGGCGCATCGGCGCGGATGCCGCCGAGCGCTTCGACGGACGCATCGCGCCGCAGGTCGCGCGGTTCATGAAGCGCATCGACGGCGCGGCGCCTTATGAACTGCATGTTCGCGGCGCGAAGAACGCGCTGCCGGACGTGCAGGCGAGCGCCGATTTGACCGGCGTGAGCATCGGTCTGCCCGCGCCGTTCGGCAAGACGAAAGGCGCGCCGATGCCGTTCACGCTGAGTTTCCAGCCCGCGCCCGGCGGACCGTCCGATCTGCACGATGCGCGGCTCACGCTCGGCCCACTTCGGGCGCATTACGTGTTGCAGCAGATTGGCCGCGCGCAGGTCAAGGTTGATCCGCAAAACGCGAACGAGCCGGTGAACATGCGCGCGGCGCTCGAGCCTGTGCGCGGCGCGATTTCGGTGAACGCGCCTGACGAGTTGCCGGCGCGGGGCGTGACCGCCGAAGTCGATCTGACCGCGCTCGATGCCGACGCCTGGCGCAAGGTCGCCGCCGATTTGTCCGAAGGCGCGACGAGCGGCGCGCCGCTCAGCGAGAACGTGAGGCGGTTCATTCCGACGCGCGCCGCCGTTCGCGTCACGGCGCTAGACCTGCTCGGCCGGCGCTGGGACAACGTCGCCGTCGACGCAAACGAGAATGCGGGCGACCACGCGTGGCAGGCGAACATCGCGTCGAATCAAATTGCGGGCAAGGTCGCGTTCACGCCGGGCGCAGTCAAGGGCAGTCCCGGCGCGGTGCAGGCGCGGCTCGACAAAGTGGTGATTCCGGAGAAGCCGGAGAACGCGCCCGCCGAGAAGACGATCATGCGGCCGCCGCGCAACATGCCGTCGATCGACGTGATCGTGGATTCGCTCGTGTTTCGCGGACACGAACTCGGGCGGCTCGAAGTCGATGCGCATAACGAAGTCATCGCGAACGAGCCGATCTGGACGCTCGACAAGCTCCAGCTCGCCAATCCCGACGCGACGCTCAATGCGAACGCCATGTGGCGCACGCTGCCCGGCGCGGACGACGCGATCGTCGACGCCGCCGCGCAGCCGGTGCCGCGCCGCACGTCCGTCGATTTCCGGCTCGATGTGAACAACGGCGGGCAATTCCTCGACCGCTTCGGCCTGCCGCACACGGTCAACGGCGGCTCGGGCACGGTGGCGGGTCACGCGGGCTGGAACGGCAGTCCGGCGGCCATCGACATGAACACGCTCGATGGCAAGGTCGCCGTCGATCTGCATCACGGACAGATTCTGCGTGCGCCCGCCGCCGCGAAATGGCTCGGCATCTTCAGCCTGCGCAGCCTCGCCAATCTGCTGACGCTGCATTTTCAGGATGTCGTCGGCAAGGGGCTGCCGTTCGAGAAGATCACGGGCAACGCGCGCATCGACGACGGCATCGGCCGGACGGACGACCTCGTCATGATCACGTCGCCCGCGCGCGTGCAGATGCAGGGCACGGTCGACCTGCCGAAGAAGACGCAGGACCTTCACGTGAAGGTGATTCCGACGGTCGGCGCGGGCGCGGTGGCGATCGGCGCGGCGGTGATCAATCCGCTGCTCGGTCTGGGCGCGCTCGCCGCGGACCTCGCGCTGTCGAAGAGCATCCAGAAGGCGTTCGCGCTCGACTATTCGATCACCGGATCGTGGACGAAACCGGTCGTGCAGCGTCTGCATGGCGATCAGGGTAAGATCGAATCACCCGCGGCCGTCGCCACTCCGTCAGCCGCTCAATAAAAGCGGGCGCGCGTCGCGGCGGGCGCCCGACGTCTTTTCGACCAACCCGGCGCCCCCGAATATGAGCGAAAAACCGAGCGAAAGCAGCGAAAGCACGGCGCGGCCGTTCCAGGTCGCCGCGTTGCAGATGGTCAGCACGCCGGATCGCGAGCGCAACATCGCCGAGGCCGGCGCGCTGATCGCCGAAGCCGCCAGAGGCGGCGCGCAACTCGTGCTCCTGCCCGAATATTTCTGCTACATGGGCTTCAAGGAGACCGACAAGCTCGCGATTCGCGAAACGCCCGGCGACGGCCCGATCCAGCAGTTTCTTTCCGATACCGCGCGCGAGCATCGCGTGTGGGTGATCGGCGGGACGCTGCCGCTCAAGTCGCCGGAAGCGTCGCGCGTGCTGAATACGTCGCTCGTCTTCGATCCGAACGGCCAGCAGGCCGCGCGCTACGACAAGATTCATCTCTTCAGCTTCGACAAGGGCGAGGAATCGTTTCTCGAAGCGCGCACCATTTATCCCGGCAGCGAAGTGCGGACGTTCGAAGCGCCGTTCGGACGCGTCGGCCTTTCGGTCTGCTACGACCTGCGCTTTCCGGAGATGTATCGCAAAATGGGCGATTGCGCGCTGATCGTCGTCCCGTCCGCGTTCACGTACACGACGGGCCGCGCGCACTGGGAGACGCTGCTCAAGGCGCGCGCGATCGAAAACCAGTGCTACGTGCTCGCTGCCGCGCAAGGCGGCAAGCACGAGAACGGCCGGCGCACGTGGGGACACAGCATGCTGATCGATCCGTGGGGCGAAGTCGTCGCCGTGCGCGAGGAAGGCGCGGGCGTGGTCGCGGGCACGATCGATCCGCAACGCATCGCGTCCGTGCGCCAGAGCTTGCCGGCGCTGCGGCATCGCGTCATTGACTGAGCGGCTGAACGGTTTGGGCCGACATCTCGAAAATAAGCATCTCAGCGATCTTGAACGCGCGGGGGCTTTCCCGCACATCACCGAATACGCACACTCAAACGCACCCTGAACGGGGCGACACGAACACTCCACAGGCACCGCATGAACATCATCGAACCCGGCATCCGCAACCTGGTCACGGCAAAGGACGTCCTGCTCACGCCGTATGGCCTCGACGAGACGCTCATCACGCGCACGCTCGCGGAAATCTTCACGCACCGCGTCGACTACGCCGACCTCTATTTCCAGTCCACGCGCAGCGAAGCGTGGAGTCTCGAAGAAGGCATCGTCAAATCGGGCAGCTTCAGCATCGATCAGGGCGTCGGCGTGCGCGCCGTCTCCGGCGAGCGCACGGCGTTCGCCTATTCCGACGATCTTTCGCCCGAATCCATCCGTCAGGCCGCGCTCGCGACGCGCGCGATCGCCAAGGCGGGCGGCGGCAAGCACAAGGTCAAGCCGGCCAGCACGCTCACGGGCGTCTCCGGGCGCGATCTGTACTTGCCCGCCGATCCGCTGCATTCGCTCGATGCGAATGCGAAGGTCAAGCTCCTCGAGCGCGTCGAGCAGATGGCGCGCAGCCGCGATCCGCGCATCGTGCAGGTGATGGCAGGTCTTGCAGGCGAATACGACGTGGTGCTCGTCGCGCGCAGCGATGGCGCGCTCGCCGCCGACGTGCGCCCGCTCGTGCGCGTTTCGGTGACGGTCATCGCCGAACAGAACGGCCGGCGCGAGATCGGCACGGGCGGCGGCGGCGGCCGCTTCGACTACGGCTATTTCACCGACGATATCCTGAACAAGTACTGCGACGACGCCGTGCACGCGGCGCTCGTCAATCTGGAAGCGCGCCCCGCTCCGGCCGGCGCGATGACCGTCGTGCTCGGACCGGGCTGGCCGGGCGTGCTGCTGCACGAGGCCGTCGGGCATGGGCTGGAAGGCGATTTCAACCGCAAGGGATCGTCGGCGTTCGCGGGGATGATCGGCGAGCAGGTCGCGGCCAAGGGCGTAACCGTCGTCGATGACGGCACGCTGCCGAATCGCCGCGGCTCGCTCAATATCGATGACGAAGGCAATCCGACGCAATGCACGACGCTGATCGAGGACGGCATCCTGAAGGGCTACATTCAGGATTCGCTCAACGCGCGTCTGATGAAGATGCCGGTGACGGGCAACGCGCGCCGCGAATCCTACGCCGCGCTGCCGATGCCGCGCATGACCAACACGTACATGCTCAACGGCGACAAGGATCCGCAGGAAATTCTGGCGTCCGTCAAGAACGGGCTGTATGCGGTGAATTTCGGCGGCGGTCAGGTGGACATCACGAACGGCAAGTTCGTGTTCTCCGCGTCCGAGGCGTACATGATCGAGGACGGCAAGATCACGTATCCGGTGAAGGGCGCGACGTTGATCGGCAGCGGGCCGGAATCGCTCAAATACGTGACGATGATCGGCAACGACATGTCGCTGGATAGCGGCGTGGGCGTGTGCGGCAAGGAAGGCCAGAGCGTGCCGGTGGGCGTCGGCCAGCCGACGTTGCGCATCGAGAAGATGACGGTGGGGGGCACGGTCTGATTGCTGCGGCGTTTGCGCATCGACGGCGCCCGCTCAAGTGGCCGGGACGTCCGCCGATGCGGATTTCCCGCATTTTTACGCGCGATGGCTTGTCAGGGCCGCGCGTTTGAGGTTATAAAGGCAGTCAACCTTTTTTGCCGATTCGACGAAACCGTTCATCCATCATGGCCGCCAAGTTTTATTTTTATTTCTTTTGGCATCTCAAGCCGCTGGCGGATCGAGAGGGGTGAGTCGTAGTCTGAGCACACCGAAATTCCCGAAAAACCGCCAGCGAGCCTGGCGGTTTTTTTTCGCCCTTCGCTGGTCCCGATTAGCGCGTTGCCGCAGGAGAACCGAAATGCCCCCGCACAATACCGATGACGTCCGTATCCGTGAGCTGAAAGAGCTGATTCCGCCCGCGCATCTGATCCGCGAATTTCCGTGCGCCGAGCCTGTATCGGAGTTGATTTTCAACGCGCGGCAGTCGATGCATCGCATTCTGCATGGAATGGACGACCGGTTGATCGTCATCATCGGGCCTTGTTCGATCCATGATCCGCGCGCGGCGCTCGATTATGCGCGGCGGCTGATCGAAGAGCGCAAGCGCTTCGCGGGGGAATTGGAAATCGTCATGCGCGTTTATTTCGAAAAGCCGCGTACTACGGTTGGCTGGAAAGGGCTGATCAACGATCCTTATATGGATAACAGCTTCAAGATCAACGATGGCTTGCGCGCGGCGCGTGAGTTGCTCATGCATATCAATGAGCTTGGCTTGCCGGCGGGGACCGAATATCTGGATATGATTAGCCCGCAGTACATCGCCGATCTGATTTCCTGGGGAGCGATCGGGGCGCGGACGACTGAATCGCAAGTGCATCGCGAATTGGCCTCCGGGCTTTCCTGTCCGGTCGGGTTCAAGAACGGCACGGATGGGAATGTGAAAATCGCCGTCGATGCGATCAAGGCGGCGTCGCAGCCGCATCACTTTCTTTCCGTTACGAAAGGCGGGCATTCGGCGATTGTTTCCACTGCGGGTAATGAGGATTGCCACATTATCTTGCGCGGCGGTAAGTCGCCCAATTTCGACGCGGCTTCGGTCGATGCGGCTTGTAGTGATATTGGCAAGGCGGGGTTAGCGGCGCGGCTGATGATCGATGCCAGTC from Caballeronia sp. Lep1P3 harbors:
- the aroG gene encoding 3-deoxy-7-phosphoheptulonate synthase AroG; the protein is MPPHNTDDVRIRELKELIPPAHLIREFPCAEPVSELIFNARQSMHRILHGMDDRLIVIIGPCSIHDPRAALDYARRLIEERKRFAGELEIVMRVYFEKPRTTVGWKGLINDPYMDNSFKINDGLRAARELLMHINELGLPAGTEYLDMISPQYIADLISWGAIGARTTESQVHRELASGLSCPVGFKNGTDGNVKIAVDAIKAASQPHHFLSVTKGGHSAIVSTAGNEDCHIILRGGKSPNFDAASVDAACSDIGKAGLAARLMIDASHANSSKKHENQIPVCEDIGRQLAAGDERIVGVMVESNLVAGRQDLKEGCELTYGQSVTDACIGWEESVGLLEGLAQAVKQRRVLRGGGN
- the tldD gene encoding metalloprotease TldD, with the translated sequence MNIIEPGIRNLVTAKDVLLTPYGLDETLITRTLAEIFTHRVDYADLYFQSTRSEAWSLEEGIVKSGSFSIDQGVGVRAVSGERTAFAYSDDLSPESIRQAALATRAIAKAGGGKHKVKPASTLTGVSGRDLYLPADPLHSLDANAKVKLLERVEQMARSRDPRIVQVMAGLAGEYDVVLVARSDGALAADVRPLVRVSVTVIAEQNGRREIGTGGGGGRFDYGYFTDDILNKYCDDAVHAALVNLEARPAPAGAMTVVLGPGWPGVLLHEAVGHGLEGDFNRKGSSAFAGMIGEQVAAKGVTVVDDGTLPNRRGSLNIDDEGNPTQCTTLIEDGILKGYIQDSLNARLMKMPVTGNARRESYAALPMPRMTNTYMLNGDKDPQEILASVKNGLYAVNFGGGQVDITNGKFVFSASEAYMIEDGKITYPVKGATLIGSGPESLKYVTMIGNDMSLDSGVGVCGKEGQSVPVGVGQPTLRIEKMTVGGTV
- a CDS encoding carbon-nitrogen hydrolase family protein yields the protein MSEKPSESSESTARPFQVAALQMVSTPDRERNIAEAGALIAEAARGGAQLVLLPEYFCYMGFKETDKLAIRETPGDGPIQQFLSDTAREHRVWVIGGTLPLKSPEASRVLNTSLVFDPNGQQAARYDKIHLFSFDKGEESFLEARTIYPGSEVRTFEAPFGRVGLSVCYDLRFPEMYRKMGDCALIVVPSAFTYTTGRAHWETLLKARAIENQCYVLAAAQGGKHENGRRTWGHSMLIDPWGEVVAVREEGAGVVAGTIDPQRIASVRQSLPALRHRVID
- a CDS encoding YhdP family protein gives rise to the protein MSDSRRSVDPTEVGQAQPSGNAERVLSRVLKIVLVLAAVLYFAVACIYLGLRYAVLPQIDSFRPRIESAVSSRMHAQLRIGRLSARWSGMQPTIDIDNLRIDAADGSPGLAVPHASASVAWRSLVALKPKLADLSVDGPDVIVARNAKGQVTVAGVPVPTHRTGSNAFATWLLGQEHIALRDGTLRWRDAERAAPEIAFKRLRLVVVNDGLRHRLALDAPADGDVLHGPLDFRADFRHEPFSAMGAPANWTGRLYVSTGPVDLPTLARYVKMPFAMYGGRVENRIWLDFARGQLQTANGDLSGGDIALRVRATQPRLTLPVARFAWTVDKKDTAYTLNLSDIRAELGQPALDDGTPVARLLASKMLTATFRPPSVNKGQLFRVTGDQVDLGILAEFMRALPVPPRVLNELVRFNPRGQIANYTIYTERAPPQNEEEAKHQREKGDAKLLHYAFKGDLQGISVQAQEPPPGLTINNHPRAGIPGIENLWGAIDANESQGSIVIDTKNAAVTIPGAFDDPRLTFDSLQGHATWTVADAIAPGELRRAFSIHLDTLRIANADARGEVTAAYWNQGHGRGNLDLKAKVDYLNATHLVRYLPTSLNERVRVYLGHALQAGVARSATLEVHGDLTRFPYAKFPDAGVFRIEAPFTGGKFDPTPFPPRKMANGLPNFWPAFEGIDGTFTLAQNKLGFDIHRGHYKGVAVSSVTGRIDDTGNRESKLWIDGHARGPLADMLQYVDDSSLGLMAKHATRKLAAKGQASLALTLGIPRYRPPPPSPPLRTDYKGSLTFADNEVAYASLPPLTHLRGRADFAAKNVQLDQLSAQLLGGDVRATGGVRPDGSYAFDVNGRIGADAAERFDGRIAPQVARFMKRIDGAAPYELHVRGAKNALPDVQASADLTGVSIGLPAPFGKTKGAPMPFTLSFQPAPGGPSDLHDARLTLGPLRAHYVLQQIGRAQVKVDPQNANEPVNMRAALEPVRGAISVNAPDELPARGVTAEVDLTALDADAWRKVAADLSEGATSGAPLSENVRRFIPTRAAVRVTALDLLGRRWDNVAVDANENAGDHAWQANIASNQIAGKVAFTPGAVKGSPGAVQARLDKVVIPEKPENAPAEKTIMRPPRNMPSIDVIVDSLVFRGHELGRLEVDAHNEVIANEPIWTLDKLQLANPDATLNANAMWRTLPGADDAIVDAAAQPVPRRTSVDFRLDVNNGGQFLDRFGLPHTVNGGSGTVAGHAGWNGSPAAIDMNTLDGKVAVDLHHGQILRAPAAAKWLGIFSLRSLANLLTLHFQDVVGKGLPFEKITGNARIDDGIGRTDDLVMITSPARVQMQGTVDLPKKTQDLHVKVIPTVGAGAVAIGAAVINPLLGLGALAADLALSKSIQKAFALDYSITGSWTKPVVQRLHGDQGKIESPAAVATPSAAQ